CAATTGCAAGCGGTGATCGCGCGATTGACCGAACTGGCACATGCATTAGCCGACCAGCCGATGCTGTCACGCACACACGGCCAAACCGCCAGCCCCTCCACCATGGGCAAAGAGCTGGCTAACGTGGTATACCGTTTGCAACGTCAATTAAAACAGCTGCAAGCCAATGAGGTGTTGGGCAAAATCAACGGCGCTGTCGGCAACTTTAATGCGCACTTATCTGCTTATCCAGACGTTGACTGGGAGCAGTTTGCCAAACAATTTGTCGAGTCATTGGGGCTGACATACAACCCGATGACGATTCAGATTGAGCCGCACGACTATATGGCCGAAATGTATGACACATTGGCGCGTATCAACACCATTTTAATCGACCTCAATCGTGATATCTGGGGCTACATTTCGGTCGGTTATTTCAAACAAAAAGTCAAAGCAGGTGAAATCGGTTCGTCAACCATGCCGCACAAAGTCAATCCGATTGACTTTGAAAACTCGGAAGGCAATCTAGGCCTGGCCAACGCGGTATTGCGTCACTTGGCCGAGAAGTTACCGATCTCTCGCTGGCAGCGCGACCTGACAGACTCTACCGTATTACGCAATATGGGCGTTGCCTTTGGTTACACCTTGCTTGGATACGATTCGTGCCTGCGTGGCCTGAACAAGTTAGAAATCAATCCACAACGCTTGCAAGAAGACTTGGACCACAGCTGGGAAGTATTGGCAGAACCGATCCAAACCGTGATGCGTCGCTATGGCATCGAGAACCCTTACGAGCAGTTAAAAGAGCTGACGCGTGGCAAAGGGGGCATTAACCAACAATCGTTGCATAGTTTCATTGAAACCCTGCAGATTCCTGCTGAAGCCAAGCAGGCGCTACTTGCGCTGACCCCTGCCACCTACACTGGCAAGGCCAGTCAACTGGTGAAACACATTTAAACCTGATCGATTTGACCCGGGATTCATTTGCGCTTTATTTCAAACCTCCCGCTTTAGAAAAAGCAGCGCACACTTGGTTGCGCTGCTTAGGTAAGCTGGGCTTACATTGTCTGCGGCACTGGCTATTCAGGATAATTGCCTTGTTGCTCAGCATGAATGCCCTCGCGCAAGAGACGCCTTGGTTTGAGGTCAATACCGGTAGCATTTACAAAACGCGTTTTTCGCTCGTCACGGACGCGCCACCAGCGCAAACCGCGTCCCTTCAGGAATTGTTAGAGACGCATCTAAGCCTACACGAGGCTATGCAAAATCCCCGCATGAATGACAGTGAATGGCGCAGACTGGTGCAAAAAACACCACGCGACATTGCTGACTTGCTTGCCACGGCCGGCTTTTTCAACACCAAAGCGCAGGTGTATCAGCCAGCCGCACATCTCGCAGAATTTCGAATTGCGCTGCCGCCACAGGCAATTGTGAGTAACGTCGCGCTAACCATCGCCGGCGAGATTCAACAACCCGCGCATCAAACCCTCTATGCAGCAGCGCAAACAAACTGGTCGTTGCCAGTGAATAGCCCATTTACGCAACAAGCCTGGAGCGCGGCCAAGCGCGGAATACTGTCAAGCTTACTCCGCGCCGAGTTTCCCAATGCCAAAATGACCCGTTCACAAGCGATGGTGAATCCCCAAACGCAACAAGTCCAGATCACCATCAGCTTAGATTCGGGGCCTGCCGTACGCATTGGGCAAGTGCATTTTCATGGTTTGCAACATTATCAAGCGTCACAACTGAGGCCACTCAACACCTTAAGCACGGGTGCTCCTTATCGTCAGGCGGATTTACTGACGTTGCAGAACAGCTTGATGAGTAGCGGAAAATTTCGTGCAGTTGAGGTGGCCGCGAACACCGACGCGCTGCAGGCAGACCATATCGCAGATGTCGATGTCACGGTGCATGAACTAGAACAAAAAAGTATTCGTTTTGGGGTCGGCGCGAGCACCAACACCGGCGCACGCATCGTATTCAATTACACCGACCGCGATTTATTTGACCGCGGATTGCTGTGGGATAGCAGCATCCGGTTAGAACAGCGACTGCAAGCCGCCACCTCCAACATCGGTTTTTTGACTGATGAAAAAGGCTACCGAGATAGTATTCAAAACAGCGTCACCCGCACAGACCTTGAGGGGCAAATCACCACCGCGGTGCAAAACGGGGTGCGCCGCTATTGGGGCCAACCCAGGGTATTTGAGCAATTCATCGGCGCCAACTTATTGTATGAATTTTTGACGGTGGATGGCGAATCGTCTCAATTCAACAAGGCGGCAACCTTGGCTTATGGCTTGAACATGCGAAAACTAGATAACACCCTAGCGCCGACCAAAGGCTGGATTTTCAATACGCAGTTTCAATTCGCGCCATTGGACCGCTTATCTGATGGCCGTTTCTTGCAATCACAAGCCCGCATACAGGGCTTTTATCCATTGACCACCTCCACTCAATGGCTGGGCCGGCTTGAAGTGGGCGCTGTCACCGGCGCCAGCAGCGTGCCCGCGACTTACTTGTTCCGCGCCGGTGGCGACCAATCGGTGCGTGGCTATGCCTTTCAATCGCTCGGGGTCAAAGAAGCCGATGCCACCATCGGCGGCCGCGTGCTACTTACCGGCAGTAGCGAAATCGTACAATGGCTGACCGCGTCATGGGGTGCCGCCATGTTTGTCGATTTCGGTAACGCAGCAAATCGCTGGAAAGACTATGAACCGGCGCTGGGTTATGGCCTCGGGGTCCGCTGGCGCAGTCCGATTGGACCCGTGGGCGTCGACGTTGCCTATGGCGAAAAAACCGACGACTATCGTTTGCACTTTAATCTAGGGGTGAATTTTTAATGGCTGTCGCTCACCGCCTCAAAAGACTTTTCACGCTAGCACTGACTGGTTTGTTATGTCTGTCACTCATCATCACGCCACAAATAGTGTGGGCAGCCAATATCCTGCTGGTGACACAGTTGAAAACATTCGACACTGATCTTGGCAATGCCACACTCAGCGTCGAAGGCATCGATTCGAATATGCGCTTAGGGATCACACCTACCGGTGAACTCACGGTTTCACATTTTCGCGCCAGACAAATCACCTTGAGATTCAAGCCAGCGAATGAGGATGCGCCGACGCCAGCGAGCGCGCAAAGCGCTTTGCCCGCTCACATTCACATTCCCCTGCCCTTGCATCTATTGTCTGGTCAAATTGATCGGCTCACCATCGTGCAAGGTCAAAACACCTCGCACATTCGGCAGATTCACTTTGACTTGGATGCAGACAATCAGGCCTTGCAATTCCGTATTGCCGGAGCGCAAAGCCCATGGGGTCAGGTGAGTACGCATTTCAGGATGCACAATGCCGCCCCCTTTGCACTTGACGGCTGGATGGATATTCAGCAACCACAGGCCGCCATGCCTTACCACTTGCACACTGCGCTCACTGGCAATTTGACACAGTTAGAGATGACTGCCAATCATCACTATCAGCCCAACGGTAGACCCTTTGTCATCGTACCGGCTGAGGGGCAAGCAGAAGATATGCTGCAAATCAACGCAAGCATTGGCCTCAACGAAACGCGTCAAAGCCATTTGCTCGTGCATTTGCACCAGTTTCAAGCCAAGCACATCCACCCGCAACTGGCTGGCCGTATGGATTTAAAAATCGTGGCAGAGGGCAGCCTGACGGCGCAAGGCGAAATACTGGCGACACTGGATGCGGAAAAAAGCCACTTACAAGGTCAACCCTTGCAATTACACGGCAGCGCCGGCTTGCAAGGCGCACGCTTGACCACGCTGGATCTGCAGGCACAGTTGGATAAAAACACATTGAGCGTCAAGGCACGCCCTGATAGCACAGGACACAACCAGACCCAACTGTCTTGGCAAGCCAACCTAGCAAATGTAGAACAATTAATGCCGGGGTTTGCCGGTCAACTGCAGGGCGCGGGGACGATTAAGCGATCCGAACACGGTTTTTCAAGCACTTATCAATTGGCAGGGCAACAGTTGGCGCTTCCGCAAGGCCTGTTGTTAGCAGGCTTTGAAGCACAGGGGCAAGCTGGCAGTGACCCGGATGCGTCGCTAGAAAACCACCTCACTTTGCATGGCTTATCACAACAGAACGCGCGCGGCACCGATAGCCCACCAATTGAGGCCGCGCTTGCGTTAACCGGCACGCTCCGTCAGCATCAACTCACGCTGGACGTTGCCGACACAGATCCTCTATTGGCGAGGCATTTGCGCATCTCGGCACAAGGCCGTTGGCAAGACGATACCTGGCAGGCACAACTCACACAATTGCAAGACAAAGACGGTCAGCTATTTCAACTGGCAAAACCCGCCAGCCTGCGCTGGCAAAGCACACAGGGCTTTCGTTTGCAGGGCTTGGTGATTGACGCCTTATCAGGCCAACTGAATATCGATCAATTGGTCTATCGTCCGGCAATCAATGCTGACCCAGCCACGCAACAGCCGGCAGAAAAAGTACAATTCACCACCCAAGGCTCACTTCGTGCGTTTCCACTGCAAGCGATCATGGCTTGGTGGGTGCCTGCGCAAACACCAGCCCTCCCTGCGGAGCACCTGCGTATCTCGGCACAATGGTCAATGGCATTAGATGCGCAACTCAACGGCACATTTCACCTAGACCGTGCCGCTGGTGACTGGCAGACATACGATACCAACCAAGCACGCTGGTTAGGACTGGGTTTACAGTCTATGCTGGCAGAGATCAATGTCCACAATAACCGTGTCAGCGGTCAAGCCCGTTTGCTGGCGGATGGCGCCATGGATCTGCAATTGGCGGGCAATACGGTGGTCACCCCCACGCAGCATGGCTTAGCAATTACACGCACGGCTCCCGTCACGGCCGAACTGAATGGCGAAATCACCCAACTGGGCTGGCTGGCAAAGCTGATGCCTGAGTACCAGCCCGCAGGGCAATTGCACATCGCGATGCGGGCCAATGGCACGATCGCACAGCCACAACTGCAAGGCAGCCTTCAAGGCAAAGACTTAGCCTTACAGATACCCTCCCAAGGGCTTTGGCTAGCAGATGGCCGCTTGAATGCCAAGCTGTCAAATGACCAAATAGAAATTGATCAGCTACATTTTGCTGGCAAAACAGGCGAGTTAGATGGCCACGGCAAGCTCGCTTTGTCACAAGACCGATGGCAACTGGATGCCGCGCTGCAGATGAAGCGGCTACAAGCGCTATCGAGAGTTGACCGCTGGGTGGAAATGAGCGGTGACACCACCATCCGCATGACGCCCGAGCAAACCACACTTAGTGGCAAATTAAATATCCACAAAGGCCTGTTTGAACTGCCTAAAGCAGACAAACCGACGCTCGATGAAGACGTAGTGATCGCCTCGCCACAAGCCGCCCCGCCGACGTCGGTGTCATCCCTCGCCTTCAAGCAATTTTCACTCGACTTTGGTGATAAACCCCTAGTATTGCCGTTCAAAGAATCCGAACAATTTATGTTGCGCGGCCAAGGCTTGAATGGCGCATTGAGTGGCAATATGCAACTGAATGGCAGCTTGAGTGACCTAGCGGCGGCCGGCACGCTAGACATCACCGGCACCTACATCGCCTATGGGCAATCACTCAACATTGAAACCGGCCGACTAATTTTTAGTGGAAAACTACCCAATATCGGCTTAGACGTTTTAGCGACCCGGCAAGTGGAGAGCACCAAAGTCGGCATACAAATAAACGGTAGCCTGCAAACACCGCAACTAAAACTAGTGGCGACGCCAGACACCACCAACGAAAACAAAATTGCACTGTTAGTGCTGGGGCAACCGATGTCGCAGGTCGGCGGAAGTGACATGGCCTTGCTCTCTGTGGCTGCTGGCGCATTGTTATCTCAGGGCGATTCGGTTTCATTGCAAACCAAGATTGCGCAAGCCGTGGGCCTTGACAGCATTGATGTGCGCGGAACTGGCCCCACCAATTACGCGGTCAGTGTTGGCAAAAGAATCAATCAGCGACTGGTTGTCGGCTACGAAAAAAGCATTGTCGGCCTGTTAAATGTTGGTAAACTCACCTACCAACTGACCAAACGCATCTCCATCGAAACCAGAACCGGCTCAGACAATGCGCTGGATGTGTTTTATGGGTTTAGCTTTGACTAACTGAGCCTTCCCTATGAGTAGTGATAAAACCAATCCCAGACTTGCCGTGCTCATCGATGCGGACAACACGTTCAACGTGATTCCAATCATTGACGCGCTGTTTGAGGAAATCTCCAAATTTGGGGATGCCAGTATTCGCAGAATCTATGGCGACTGGACCCAGCACCAGCTGAGTCGCTGGAAAGAAGTGCTGCCCAAGCATGCGATACAGCCCATGCAACAATACGCCAATACCAAGGGTAAAAACGCCACCGACAGTGCGCTGATTATTGACGCCATGGACCTGTTGTATACCGCGCCCCTCGATGGCGTGTGTATCGTTTCGAGTGACAGTGATTTCACTCGGCTTGCGATTCGTTTTCGCGAATCAGGCAAATGGGTATATGGCTTCGGCGAGGCCAAAACACCCGAGTCGCTGCGCGCGGCGTGTAATCAATTTGTGTTTATTGAGATTCTGTCACAAGATAAAAAGACCGAACTTGAAGACACGCTCCCCTTAGCAGCCACAGACAAACCGCCGCTTGAAAAAGCAGACACTGGTAGCAAGCCGCCCGCCACACCCCATGAACCAATCACGCTCAGCCCGGTTGTCAGAAAAACCTCGCAACAGTTAGCGATGGACGCCAAACTGGTGTCACTGATCCGGTCGGCGATTGAGGCGCTGTCAGACGATGACAGTTTCGCCAACTTGAGTGAAGTCAAAAAACATATCATTAAAAATTATTCGGCCTTTGATTCCAGAAATTATGGCTATGCGAAGTTCAGCGAGCTGATTCAAACCATCGGCTTATTTGAGTTAGATACCAAAAAACAACACGTGAAAGATAAACGCAAAAAATGAGTGAAATTCTGGTGCTGTATTACTCGCAAGGAGGCGCCGTCAGAGAGATGGCGCAATTAATCGCACGCGGGGTGGAGAGCGTCCCCGGCGCCAAGGCGCGACTGCGCACGGTGCCTAAAGTCTCAGCGACGTGTGAAGCCACCGAGGCGGAGATTCCCGCCACCGGAGCGCCTTATGCCAGTCTGCAAGACCTCGAAGCATGCAGCGGGTTGGCCATTGGCAGCCCGACTCGGTTTGGGAATATGGCCGCGCCGATGAAATATTTCCTCGATGGCACCTCTGGTTTGTGGCTCAAAGGAGCCCTCATAGGCAAACCCGCGGCGGTGTTCACCTCTAGCGGCTCATTGCATGGCGGCAATGAAATGACCTTGATGACTATGATGATCCCGCTGATGCATCATGGCATGCTGATGGTGGGCCTACCCTACTCCGAACCACAGCTTGGCACCACCAAAACGGGGGGCACGCCTTATGGTGCCAGCCACATCGGCGGGGCGCTGGATGACCAGCCCATCTCAGAGGATGAGAAAAAATTGTGCATGGCGTTAGGGAAACGCTTGGCCGAAACTGCACTCAAATTGCAATAATCGCTTGTCAGGAAATATCACCTATGTCTGCTGCCCTCGCCCATGAAGCCCGTCAGTTTTTATTTTCAACCCGCCATGCCATCCTGTCGACACACTCGATGAAATATCCCGGCTTTCCTTTTGGCTCAGTGGCGCCCTTTGTCTGTAACCAACTGGCAGAACCGGTGCTGCTGATCAGCACGATTGCCGAACACACGAAAAACATTCTTGAAAATGCCAAAGTCTCGCTACTGGTGTTTTCTGGCGCGGACGACTTGCAAGCCAATGCGCGCCTCACCCTAATAGGAGAAGCCTTACCTTGCGATAAACTAGATGCAGATCTGCGCGCACGCTATCTGCGATATCTGCCACAAGCCGCGGGGTATTTTGATATGCATGATTTTCATTTTTATCGGATTCACATTGAGCAAGTCCGCTACATTGCGGGCTTTGGCCGCATGGGTTGGTTTGAAGGTGACGCGCTCAATGCAGACCTGGCAGAGAGCATGCTAGCTGCGCAAGAAGGCGGAATCGTCACGCACATGAATGAAGACCATAAAGACAGCTTGTTGCAATATTGTCAGCATGTGCACAACATTCAAGCAGATCACGCTGAAATGATCGGCATTGATGCCGAAGGCTTTGATGTGCGTTACCATCAGGGAGAAGAAACACAGGGGCTGTTGCGCTTTGCCTTTGAAGAACCAGTGCGCAATGCCATGGATGCGCGCAAAGCGTTGGTGCGTTTGTCACAGGCGTGTAAATCATGATTAGTCGTCTATTAAACCTCAGTCGACTGTCAGCTAGCGTTAGTTTAGTCAGCTTGATTTCACTATGCTTGGCTTGGGAAATCTTTTTGGCGCCACTGCGAGCCGGCGGCAGCTTGTTGTTTCTCAAAAGCTTGCCTTTATTGTTGCCGGTCTTTGGCATCTTGCGGGGTAAGCGCTACACCTATCAATGGTCTGGCATGCTCATCTTGTTTTATTTTACCGAGGGCGTGGTCAGAACTTGGTCAGAAACCGGACTCTCACGCTGGCTGGCGGTCACTGAAGTCGCCTTAAGCGTGGTGTTCTTTGCCAGTGTCATTGTGTATGCCAAATACACGGCCAGTCGTTATCAACCGGCCTAACCGCCGAATAGCACGCGCGATCAGGCGCCCATACACTGCATAAAATCTTTCGTGATGAGGCGCTGACAAGCCGGGTAAACCTTATATAATATCTGGCATGAAAATTCTGTTATCTAACGACGATGGTTACTTGGCCCCCGGGTTGAATATCCTGGCCATGCACCTCAGTAAAATCGCTGATATTACAGTGGTTGCCCCCGAACGAAACCGCAGTGGTGCCAGCAACTCACTCACGCTAGATAGACCATTAAGTGTCAAGCAAGCCGCCAATGGTTTTTTTTATGTGAACGGCACCCCCACTGATTGCGTGCACATCGCGTTGACCGGTTTGATGCAAGAAATGCCAGACATGGTCATTAGCGGCATCAATGATGGTGCCAATATGGGGGATGACACCATCTACTCAGGCACCGTTGCTGCCGCCACTGAAGGCTATTTGTTGGGCATCCCATCGTTTGCCGTCTCCATGGCACAGCATCAGCCATCGCACTTTGACACGGCCGCCAGCATTATTGTCGACTTAGTCAAAAAATATAATCACAGTGAGTTTACCGAGCCCACCCTGCTCAATGTCAATGTGCCAGACCTGCCGCTGCAAGCGATCAAAGGGCATCAAATCACGCGCCTGGGCAAGCGTCACAAAGCCGAACCGGTGATCCAGCTACAAACACCGCGCGGTGAAACCGTTTACTGGGTAGGTGCCGCAGGTCAACCGAATGACGGTGGCGAAGGGACTGACTTTCATGCCGTGGCACAAGGGTATGTGTCCATCTCCCCGATTCAAGTAGACTTGACCAGACACTCTCAAATTGCTGCCATGCAACAATGGCTGCAAGCCAAGAATTAAGTATTATGGCGATTCCTAGAACATCAAATAAAACCGGCATAGGCATGACATCGTCTCGCACGCGTGAGCGCATGCTCACCCGTCTGCGTGAACAAGGCATTCAGGACGAAACGGTGATCGCTGCAATGGCCGATATTCCGCGCCATATTTTTGTCGACGAGGCCTTATCTATCCGGGCCTATGAAGATGTTTCATTGCCCATTGGCTACGGCCAAACCATTTCTCAGCCGTATATAGTGGCTAAAATGACACAAATCTTACGCAATGGCCAACCATTGAATAAAGTGCTCGAAATTGGCACCGGTTGCGGCTACCAAACAGCGGTGTTGTCGCGTGTTAGCCAAGAGGTGTATTCGCTGGAACGCATTCGGCCGTTGGTGATGAAGGCGAGAAACCACTTGCGCACATTAAAATGCACCAACGTCAAACTGGATCATGCTGACGGCAGTCTGGGCTTAAAAAACTACGGTCCGTTTGATGCCATCATGGTCACGGCAGCCGCCAGCCATGTGCCGCAAGAGTTAGTGGAGCAGCTGGCTGTCGGTGGTCGGATGGTGATTCCGGTGGGCACCACAGAGCAGGTCTTGCATTTAATCGAGCGCACCGCACAAGGGGTGCAACAAACCGCACTAGAGCCAGTGAAGTTTGTGCCTTTGTTAGGAGGCACCGCCTTATCATGAAATGTCGTTCTATCATTACGGGATTCGCCCTAGCCTCAGTCCTCACCGCTTGTGCATTAAACTCACCGATGCCGCCCGCACCAGTGACGAGTAGCCCAAGTGCCAGTGATAACAAGACACCCGCACCAACACCCTTGGGTGCTAATCAATATCTGGTGCAAAAAGGCGACACGCTTTATAGTATCGGCCGCAAGTTTGGTGTGCCGTTCATGAAACTTGCCGAGTTCAATCAGCTACAGGCACCCTACGAGATCCATATTGGACAAGTGCTGAATCTCAGTAGCAAGCCATTAAATGCCGCCACAACCCCCACAAAAGGCAATGACGTCAGCAGTTCGCCAGACGATGCTGAAGTGGTCACCGCAGCCATCAGTCGGCCGGAGATGCGCAGCAATAATGACGCAAACGCCGCGCCGACCGAGCCAAAACAGACGGCGACGAGCACTAGCGATTCGCCCAAAACGGTCAGTAACATCGACTTAGAAACCATCGGCGATAATGACATTCAATGGCAATGGCCACTCAGCGGTAAAGTAGGCGCTGGCTTTGACCCACAAACCAATAAGGGCCTGAATATTAACGGCAATGCGGGTCAAACCATTCTCGCTGCAGGTGCCGGTAAGGTGATTTATAGCGGCATGGATGTGCGTGGCTATGGCAAACTCATTATCATCAAACACAATAGCAACCTGCTTTCAGTGTATGCCCACCAAGGCAACTCGATGGTTAAAGAAGGTGCGTTTGTCAGCGCTGGCGAAAAATTAGCCAACTTGCCCGCCGCCGCCAACAACAAATCGCCGGTGCTGCATTTTGAAATTCGGCAAAAAGGGAAACCGGTCGATCCGGCCAGCTATTTACCGGCTAATCCGTCTACAATAGGCACGAATAATAGCTAAGCGGTGATGCCAAATTGGCATAGCAAACCGCTGCAGCACTAACACTGCTTGATTCGTGTTTGATCGTTGCTAAAGGGGCGCTGTATGGATCCAAATCGTTATAGCAAAAACCGTACTATCCGACCAGACAGTGCCTGGAAAATACTGCAAGCACTCATTACCTTGGGGCTGATGCTGTGCGCATTGATCGGTATCGCCGTGCATTTATTTAGTGGCGAACAAGGCCCTGCCGATTGGTGGGCGTGGCTTACTGCCTCGCCGATGAACGGGGTGCTGACTTTTATTGCAGCAGTTGTGCTGATTGCGTTTCATCGTTATATCACGCACATTAGCAGCCAACAACGCCGCGCAGCCAGTGACCTCCCGGTTTACATCATGATGTTGGTTGGCGTTTATTTTATTTACCAACTGATCACCACAGGGCATTGGTAACACCACCAGACTTACCAAGCCCTGAGGAGACGTTGATCAGGCGGATTTCACCATGGCTGCGGGCGCTGCAGCGCATCGATTCATGCCGCTAACAATGGCCTTGATCGAGGCGGTGACAATATTGGTATCCATCCCCACACCGTAACTGACCCGCCCCTGACAGACCACCTCTACAATGGCGCACGCCATCGCCTCCGCAGCAGAGGCACTGGCACCAAGTGAGCGTTCTTCAAAACTGCGCACCTGCACTTGCATGCCAATATTTTGTAACGCATGAATAGCCGCATCCACCGGACCGTTGCCCTGTCCACGGATCACCGTTGGCACACCATCAACGCTAATATGCATCCGAATGGCTTGGCCCTGCGCATGCGTTTCCAGTTGATAGTCTTTCAACGTCATGGGGGCAACAGCATCCACATAATGGGTATGAAAGAGCTGCCACAATGCAGCAGGCCCAACCTCACTGCCATGCGCATCCGTATATTGCTGCACCACTGCAGAAAACTCTACCTGCATGCGTCTAGGCATGACCACGCTATAATGATGCTCCATCAAGTAAGCCACACCGCCTTTGCCAGACTGACTGTTCACGCGAATGATAGAGTCGTAATTGCGACCGAGGTCTTTCGGGTCGATCGGCAGATAAGGCACGTTCCAACGCCCGGTAGCAGACTGACTGGCGAATCCTTTTTTGATGGCATCCTGATGTGAGCCAGAAAATGCGGTGAACACCAGATCACCCGCATACGGATGGCGTGGATGGACGTCAATCTGTGTGCA
This Methylophilus medardicus DNA region includes the following protein-coding sequences:
- a CDS encoding translocation/assembly module TamB domain-containing protein, which encodes MAVAHRLKRLFTLALTGLLCLSLIITPQIVWAANILLVTQLKTFDTDLGNATLSVEGIDSNMRLGITPTGELTVSHFRARQITLRFKPANEDAPTPASAQSALPAHIHIPLPLHLLSGQIDRLTIVQGQNTSHIRQIHFDLDADNQALQFRIAGAQSPWGQVSTHFRMHNAAPFALDGWMDIQQPQAAMPYHLHTALTGNLTQLEMTANHHYQPNGRPFVIVPAEGQAEDMLQINASIGLNETRQSHLLVHLHQFQAKHIHPQLAGRMDLKIVAEGSLTAQGEILATLDAEKSHLQGQPLQLHGSAGLQGARLTTLDLQAQLDKNTLSVKARPDSTGHNQTQLSWQANLANVEQLMPGFAGQLQGAGTIKRSEHGFSSTYQLAGQQLALPQGLLLAGFEAQGQAGSDPDASLENHLTLHGLSQQNARGTDSPPIEAALALTGTLRQHQLTLDVADTDPLLARHLRISAQGRWQDDTWQAQLTQLQDKDGQLFQLAKPASLRWQSTQGFRLQGLVIDALSGQLNIDQLVYRPAINADPATQQPAEKVQFTTQGSLRAFPLQAIMAWWVPAQTPALPAEHLRISAQWSMALDAQLNGTFHLDRAAGDWQTYDTNQARWLGLGLQSMLAEINVHNNRVSGQARLLADGAMDLQLAGNTVVTPTQHGLAITRTAPVTAELNGEITQLGWLAKLMPEYQPAGQLHIAMRANGTIAQPQLQGSLQGKDLALQIPSQGLWLADGRLNAKLSNDQIEIDQLHFAGKTGELDGHGKLALSQDRWQLDAALQMKRLQALSRVDRWVEMSGDTTIRMTPEQTTLSGKLNIHKGLFELPKADKPTLDEDVVIASPQAAPPTSVSSLAFKQFSLDFGDKPLVLPFKESEQFMLRGQGLNGALSGNMQLNGSLSDLAAAGTLDITGTYIAYGQSLNIETGRLIFSGKLPNIGLDVLATRQVESTKVGIQINGSLQTPQLKLVATPDTTNENKIALLVLGQPMSQVGGSDMALLSVAAGALLSQGDSVSLQTKIAQAVGLDSIDVRGTGPTNYAVSVGKRINQRLVVGYEKSIVGLLNVGKLTYQLTKRISIETRTGSDNALDVFYGFSFD
- a CDS encoding HugZ family pyridoxamine 5'-phosphate oxidase, producing MSAALAHEARQFLFSTRHAILSTHSMKYPGFPFGSVAPFVCNQLAEPVLLISTIAEHTKNILENAKVSLLVFSGADDLQANARLTLIGEALPCDKLDADLRARYLRYLPQAAGYFDMHDFHFYRIHIEQVRYIAGFGRMGWFEGDALNADLAESMLAAQEGGIVTHMNEDHKDSLLQYCQHVHNIQADHAEMIGIDAEGFDVRYHQGEETQGLLRFAFEEPVRNAMDARKALVRLSQACKS
- the wrbA gene encoding NAD(P)H:quinone oxidoreductase: MSEILVLYYSQGGAVREMAQLIARGVESVPGAKARLRTVPKVSATCEATEAEIPATGAPYASLQDLEACSGLAIGSPTRFGNMAAPMKYFLDGTSGLWLKGALIGKPAAVFTSSGSLHGGNEMTLMTMMIPLMHHGMLMVGLPYSEPQLGTTKTGGTPYGASHIGGALDDQPISEDEKKLCMALGKRLAETALKLQ
- a CDS encoding autotransporter assembly complex protein TamA translates to MLLSMNALAQETPWFEVNTGSIYKTRFSLVTDAPPAQTASLQELLETHLSLHEAMQNPRMNDSEWRRLVQKTPRDIADLLATAGFFNTKAQVYQPAAHLAEFRIALPPQAIVSNVALTIAGEIQQPAHQTLYAAAQTNWSLPVNSPFTQQAWSAAKRGILSSLLRAEFPNAKMTRSQAMVNPQTQQVQITISLDSGPAVRIGQVHFHGLQHYQASQLRPLNTLSTGAPYRQADLLTLQNSLMSSGKFRAVEVAANTDALQADHIADVDVTVHELEQKSIRFGVGASTNTGARIVFNYTDRDLFDRGLLWDSSIRLEQRLQAATSNIGFLTDEKGYRDSIQNSVTRTDLEGQITTAVQNGVRRYWGQPRVFEQFIGANLLYEFLTVDGESSQFNKAATLAYGLNMRKLDNTLAPTKGWIFNTQFQFAPLDRLSDGRFLQSQARIQGFYPLTTSTQWLGRLEVGAVTGASSVPATYLFRAGGDQSVRGYAFQSLGVKEADATIGGRVLLTGSSEIVQWLTASWGAAMFVDFGNAANRWKDYEPALGYGLGVRWRSPIGPVGVDVAYGEKTDDYRLHFNLGVNF
- a CDS encoding DUF2069 domain-containing protein, which gives rise to MISRLLNLSRLSASVSLVSLISLCLAWEIFLAPLRAGGSLLFLKSLPLLLPVFGILRGKRYTYQWSGMLILFYFTEGVVRTWSETGLSRWLAVTEVALSVVFFASVIVYAKYTASRYQPA
- a CDS encoding NYN domain-containing protein, which codes for MSSDKTNPRLAVLIDADNTFNVIPIIDALFEEISKFGDASIRRIYGDWTQHQLSRWKEVLPKHAIQPMQQYANTKGKNATDSALIIDAMDLLYTAPLDGVCIVSSDSDFTRLAIRFRESGKWVYGFGEAKTPESLRAACNQFVFIEILSQDKKTELEDTLPLAATDKPPLEKADTGSKPPATPHEPITLSPVVRKTSQQLAMDAKLVSLIRSAIEALSDDDSFANLSEVKKHIIKNYSAFDSRNYGYAKFSELIQTIGLFELDTKKQHVKDKRKK
- the surE gene encoding 5'/3'-nucleotidase SurE — translated: MKILLSNDDGYLAPGLNILAMHLSKIADITVVAPERNRSGASNSLTLDRPLSVKQAANGFFYVNGTPTDCVHIALTGLMQEMPDMVISGINDGANMGDDTIYSGTVAAATEGYLLGIPSFAVSMAQHQPSHFDTAASIIVDLVKKYNHSEFTEPTLLNVNVPDLPLQAIKGHQITRLGKRHKAEPVIQLQTPRGETVYWVGAAGQPNDGGEGTDFHAVAQGYVSISPIQVDLTRHSQIAAMQQWLQAKN
- the purB gene encoding adenylosuccinate lyase yields the protein MTSLTSLNALSPLDGRYQSKLDPLRPFFSEYALIKYRALVEVAWLKALSAAPALSEIAPFSPETVAELDAAISAFSEADATQVKAIEARTNHDVKALEYWLKEKFDGNPEIKKASEFIHFACTSEDINNLSHALMLKAARDAVMQPQLQAVIARLTELAHALADQPMLSRTHGQTASPSTMGKELANVVYRLQRQLKQLQANEVLGKINGAVGNFNAHLSAYPDVDWEQFAKQFVESLGLTYNPMTIQIEPHDYMAEMYDTLARINTILIDLNRDIWGYISVGYFKQKVKAGEIGSSTMPHKVNPIDFENSEGNLGLANAVLRHLAEKLPISRWQRDLTDSTVLRNMGVAFGYTLLGYDSCLRGLNKLEINPQRLQEDLDHSWEVLAEPIQTVMRRYGIENPYEQLKELTRGKGGINQQSLHSFIETLQIPAEAKQALLALTPATYTGKASQLVKHI